The sequence below is a genomic window from Dryobates pubescens isolate bDryPub1 chromosome 17, bDryPub1.pri, whole genome shotgun sequence.
TGGACAGGTTGATTGCTCCTCAGCAACAAGCAGTACAGGAAAACTCCACACTGAAATTCACAGCCAAAATGGGAGACATCAGCACAGGATCCTGGCAGAAAAACAGTCCCCAAACCTTATCCTATAAACTGCTGagttcctcctgtgctgtgaaCAGATCAGTGTTTGGGGAATAGGTTAGAATGAGAAACTGAGTTATATCATTAACTAGCAGATGAATCATTTCAATAGCCAGAAAGCTaataacagcaaagaaaaatgatAGCTGTGCTCTGATTCATAGCACGTGTCAGAATAATCTTAGCGTGAAATAACAAAATGAAAGGAGACCAATTGTCCCAGAGAACATGCTTCACTCCTGTGCACTTAGTTAGCCTGTGTTGTTAGTCAAATTGGTCACACTTCTGAtttccagcaggaaaaaaataaaatagaagaaatcaggaaaaaaccccacagagatACTTTCCCAAGCCATTAAATGCAGGTATTAAAAATATTCTCATCCAGCCTGCGTGTGATGAAGCATTatctgtgtggggttttttttcagtctgaatAGAGTTCCATACCTTGACAAGCAGCAGGCACATGAGTGAAaaatccagtgtttcaccatgaAATAAGATGACACGTGAATGGAAGAGATCACAGAAAAACTTACTGCTCTGCCACTTCCCCTCAGTGAAGGTGACATACCTTTTTCTTGGACTTAGTGTTGATGTTCACACCCATTCAGAGCTTGTCCTTTCTGCCAGATGTGATCAAACTATGACACTGGTACTACTAGTAGGTACCAGTGCACTTCTGCAGCCAAGTGTTTTAACCAGGCTCCATCTCACTGACTACTGATCTTGAGGCAGTGAAGAGCCTAACCAGCCCTTTATATCAACTCGTGGCTCAGCCAGGTCTGTCTGGTATCTTGGATCTTCTCAGGCACCTTGCTTTCTTTCactaaaaaaaagagaacagtaAAGGAGTCATCTCTGGAAGTACACTGCCTGTCATTTGATTTAACAAAGGGTTAAAGATGAGAAGGGCAATGCTAATGTTTCCAGTAAACCACAGTTACCTTTAAGCCCAGGTAAAGGGTGTACACAAAACACAGACCAGTTCTTTCACAACTACAGCTTTCCCACACACCATTCAATAATGCAGCCAACTGTCAGGAGTAAATATAGATTTTATCTGCTCAAAAGGAACCTGAGCAGAGTTGAACAGGCCTGTAGCCtgtcctgcaggaaagctgttcCCTTTACTAAGACGTTCACAGAAacctctttttgtttgtttgcatggAATACTGCAATTCAAAAGCAAAGCCTTGCAGGTGACAAGAACAGGCACAACACACAAGgatgatggctggacttgatgaccttaaagatcttttccagccaaaatgattctgtgattctctaaacCTACTAAGAGGTGCAGGGAGATATTTCTTTAGACAGTTTGTGTATAAAGACTTCTTTCTGTCTAATTGcatcaaaatctgtaactaagtCCAGATGGTGCATAAGGCTACAAAACTATGCAGGTTTAGAGTGAATTCCATATATTACCTACATGCACAGCAAGATAGAGTTGATGTGTTCTTAATAACAGAGCTGAGTAGAATACATTGTTTTATAACAATGATTTATTAATGGATATTGATTTAAttctgaaacagaagaaagCTAAAGAGATTTGAAACTTCCTAGACATTGCAcattgaaagaaacaaaagtaaATGGTTTAGGTTCCAATATGTGATGCAGTGTTAAATCCACGTTATCATTTGCATATGGGTGTGATTAACCAGTCAGCCTAATCAACACCTTAGCTCTGTGAAAAGCATGAACTCCTCTTAAGTGCTTAATTGAAGTTACTGCCAACACAGGAAAATAATTACACCcattttttatttctgaagaCACTTCGGATTTCAAAGCACATCTGATTAGTGCACAATTTGTTTGCCTTTCGATACTGGGCCAAGATAAACAAAGTTTCTTCCCCATCTTCGGTAATTCCAGGATGGGCTCTGGCAGGGCTAGGCGCAGGCGAGCGTCACTTAGCTGAGTTGACCGCGAGGTGGTGCTGTTGGAGCaccgcagggctgtgctcgggGCTCCGAAGAGCTGCGCTGGTCTGAGGAACTTGTGCGACGACTTCTGGGTTTCCGAAAACCAAGGCAGAAGGACGAGGTTTGGTGTGAATGGCTGTCAAAACTGGCCAATGATAACACGCAGCCCAACTGTCCATACAGCAAACATTTTCTGTTAAGCCTTTTAAGTTGTGCAGCACCGAAACTTTACAACGGTAAGCTTGCAAGAGTACCACTGCAGCTGCAAAGGGATTAAATGGTCTGTTTAAGGTTCTACACCAGCTCTGAAAACCATTCTCTTGATCTGTCTGGGAAGCAAACAGCATACTGAGCCTGCCTTGGTGGAGCAGGTTTCAAaactaaaacaacaacaaacaaaaacatttgtTTCCAAACCATTCACCTAATACAACCACTCAGACTAGATTTaaggaataaattctttcccgtgaggctggtgagacaatggaacaggttatccagaaaagttgtggatgtcctatccctggaagtgttcaaggccaggttggatgaggctttaagcagcctggtctagtggaaggtgtccctgtccatggcagagagTTGGAACTTGAtgctctttaaggtctcttccaacacaaataattctatgagtctacaaTTGACATTATGCAGCAACACTGTAGAGTTAATGGCAGGAGATCAGTTGTGGCATTGAACTGATACATCTTGACCAGTACAGAGGAGGAAAAGCCACTGGACTATAAAGAAAGCCCCACGCTAAAGCTGCAGCTCAACTCAAATCTAGAATTTCAGCATCTTGCACTGGTGCAGCTGTACCATCATACAGCTGGACCAGCTGCAGAAGTATTTTTACCTACAATGGCTCCTCAGCCAGGTGTGAAGAGGGGCAGAGATGCTGCCCTCTCAGCACATGTCTGCAGGAGACAAGGGGCACAGCCGAAgagaaggagctgctccaggagctgttAGGTTGTGCAGAGTCTCacttgtgcctgctgctgctacaTCTCGGTCTGGCAGGTAGGTACCCTAATTCGAGAGGCTCGCTGCGGTCCGCCCGTTCTGGCAATACACCCACCCCGCGGGCATGCCCGGGGCGCTGCAGCCTCTTGCATGATGCGCTTTGAACGTCGCCTGCACTGTGCCCCTCGGGCTGCTCCCGCTCAccgccgccccccgctgccTCCCTCGGCTTTCAGGCAGAgcccgccccgctccgccccgctCGCCGCCGCTCATTGGCAGGCTGCGCTCCGCCGCCGCAGTCGCTAGCCAATCGCGAGCCAGGTGATCGCCATGGCGACGGCGGCGTCTGGCAGCCATGGCCGGCCGCAGGCCCAGGGTACTCATCGGCAACTGGAGAGAGGAGGCGCAGCTGGAGGAGGTACGGCTGTACCCCGCTGTCCATAGGCGCCGTGCGGTCGCGCTTGTCCCCCCTCCGCCTGCCGGAGCTCCCCGGAATGTTTGAAGCTGCGGTTGTGGGCGCCGGGTAACGCGTCTGCCCCCTCTCTCTGCAAGCAGGAGCGCCTGAGGGACTTCATGCTTAAGAGAGAACGCggagagctgctggtgcagaaaATAAACAGCCTGCAAGAGACTCTTTTACAGAAGGTAATTGCTTAAGGAAGATTGCGTCAATCCTTCACGGCTCCACACAGAACGGCATAGCCACGGCGTAGTGTTCTTTACGCGTTAAGAGCGCTGCGGGATAAGCATCTTCTGTGCTGAAATACAGCTGGTATGAGGTTGAGATCATTCTGTACGTTTGAATTCAGACAGAGCTGTCAGTATCCAAGGACGGATTTGTTCACGTCGGAGACGCCGTGCTGCTGCTGAACCCAGCCCCGGCGGCGCCGGTGGAGCGTGACCCCGGGGCGTGCGGCAGCCTGGcgctggcagtgcccctggaTGACAGCTACCTTTATTCGGCCGCACCGCTGCGGCCCCCCGGCGGAGTCAGCGCAGTCAAGGGTGTGGACCCTGTGCGCCGAAATACTTTCCATATTTTAAGGTCTGAGCCTTTAGGAACCTTTTGGGTTGTTtcggttttgtttggttggttttaatcCGGTAAGTTGACTTCAGTTACTCTTTCAGCTTGCAGTATCTACTCGTGAGAAACATGCAATGAAGGTTGCTAGTGTACAAGGGAATTTGAGTAAGATCAATTTACTTAAGAACTGAGTTCACTATCATTTGGTAAAATGCAGGCCATGTTTCAGCTGCAGAATACAAAACAGGGCCCAATATCACTTAGTATTCTAATAAAACATCAGatcaaaacaacaaagaatAATAAAGCTGATCATTTTAATggctccttttttcccccttttcttccctttttataCTCTCAACAGTGTGGATGGAGGTGCAGTGGAGGAGCCTATTAGATTTGGGCAAAAATTTggtcttgggacaacaggaggCTTTTCTGACCAAATGGTAAGGCAATACAGTTCAAATGGCAATGGCAGTTCATACTGATCCTGTGCTATGAGTAAAGCTGTACAGGGGTTCAGCACCTTAGCTTTCCAGGACAGATTCAGAATCATTCACAAATTGAGAGAAACAATACCTGTTGATGGCCTTTGTGCAGGTGGCCTGAGATCAGGTGTGCAGGCCAAGGGGGCTGTCAGCCAGAGGGACTGGATAAAGGAGATgttagaagaagaaaagggaaaaaaaccaaaatttaAGATACCTTGTGAATCATGAAAGAGTTGACCATTAGAAGATGATTTGTTTTAATCTTTGTTTTACTTTACATAGATCCAAAATGAGAAGATTTCATTTCTTGTGAAGATAAGTCTCTAGTAGGTATATAAAGTAATAAACTATCATTCTGAGAAGAGGTCTATTAAATGTTggtgctgcttccctctgccagTTAGAAGCAAATAAGACATTCCATGTTGCACACACACTTAAAAGAAATTGCCACAGCTTTGCAGACATTTTCCCTCTCAGCCACCACTTTGGTGAGAGAGAATCTTTGGAATGCAAAGTCAGTGTAAAGTTGGGATTCTTCAGTCTGCATACAGAATAGCTGCTGAATGACCCTATCAAGGGTAGAGAAGCTGTGTTGTGGGTTTGCTGTGTGTGGCTTCAGCTTGGCAGATGGATATtttcaggagcagagagaaaaaattgTGGGTTTGTATTTATACTGTTCTTaacatatattttattttttttctttacagttatATCTAGCAAGTGACCATAAATCATTTCTGAGATTTGCTAAAAAGTCTCACCTTCAGCAAGTGTTTCTGACAGAGGAGATGTCCTATCTGACTTGCTGGCAAGCTGCCTTCTGGGATCCACAGCTGCGCCTTGAGCACGAAGGATTTCCAGTGCCTGTAAGAAATCAGAGCTGTAGAGAATGTTACAAAGGTTGAATTGAAACAGTGGTGGAGCACTTAGAACTTATTTATGTACGTTCTGACCTGTGATTTttggaagggggaagagagaaggatcAATCTCAGCCAGGGCATGTAGCTGTTAGGCCCTGCTGGTCATTCTTAGGTGGGTTTGCTCAGTTTTACTCAACAGAATTTTTTGTAAGGTCCACATTGTCATGTGAGGATGCAGTGCTTGGGATCTGCTTTTCAGGACTTGTGAGCACTGAATTCCATTTCCAGTATTAGGAGCTATGATTAATTAAGAACTCCTGAATCTGGGTAAGTGGATGCATTTCCACATGCAGGTTCCAATCTTTTGTAAACACACCAACCAGTGTTTTCCTGTTCCACAAAGCTCCTAaccttcctgcagtgctggctgtatAGCAAAGTCTCACAAatacagctgctcctctgcaggcttgAACTGTGATGAATGGACATGAATCAGCTCACTGATCAACACAGTCAAAATTAGGGGATTGTCAAAGACAACTTTCTTCAGTCACAGCCCTGATAAATGAGTgtgagatcatctactccaacctctccaccttgggcagggacacctctcagctagactcagctgttcaaggcctcatccaacctggccttcaacacccccaggcaggaggcagccacatcctccctgggcagcctattcccagagtttcaccacccttgcactgaagaacctcttcctcagatccagtctaaacctactctccctcagcttcaaaccattctcccttgtcctgtctgtagacaccctcatgaaaagtccctctgcagccttcctgtaggaccccttcaggtattgtaaggcagctctaaggtccacctagagtcttctccaggctgaacaaccccaactccctcagcctatcctgataacagaggtgctccagctcttgcaTCGTATCTCACTGTAAATATACAGCAGTCTCAGAGCGATACAAAGTGATGCAGGCTTTACACCGAGCATTTCATTTGAATGAGAATTAAAACCAGTGCCAAAATATCTGCCAAGTGCCTCTTCTTGGTTCTCTTTCATTCCAGGCAAACTCTAAAATCATTATTACTCATTGCCACACCAATCGCAACTTAGCTGTTCCAAGGAACTTCTGGACAAGGTAATAACTTCTAACTGGTAAGGCCATGCATAATAGTGTGCCAACATCAGGAGTTATCATAAGGAGAAAGATAGGTGCTGTAGGGACACACTGAGGAGATGGGAAAGAGCACAGGGTGCACATCCTGCTTTCTCATGTGTCTGGGCTGGGTGCCACTTCAGCTCAGTCTGAGTGGtggtattttttcttcttttgtcgTCTGTCTGGGAATTTGTGCATGGTCTGAAAATCTAAGGCTGAAGCAGTTACTAAGTAGCTAGACCCTTCCTCAGTTAaaaatcgtagaatcaataaggttggaaaagacctcaaagattatcaagtccaacctgtcacccaagacctcatgactactaaaccatggcaccaagtgccacatccagtcccctcttgagcacctccagggatggtgactccaccacctccctgggcagcacattccaatggctaacaactctctctatgagaagcgttctcctcacctccagcctaaacttcccctggcacagcttgagactgtgtcctcttgttctggtgctgattgcctgggagaagagaccagcccccacctggctacaacctcccttcaggtagttgtagacagcaatgaggtctcccctgagcctcctcttctccaggctaaacaatcccagctccctcagcctctcctcgtagggcttgtgctagagacctctccccagcctcgttgccttctctggactcgtgcaagagtctcaatgcccttcttaaattgaggggcccagaactggacacaggactcaaggtatggcctaaccagtgctgagtaccggggtacaatgacttccctgctcctgctggccacactatttctgatgaaggccaggatgccattggccttctttaccacctgggcaccctgctggctcatgttcagccagctgtcaatcagtacctccaggtccctttctgtttggctgctctccagccactgagaACCTGAGCAGCTGGTGTAGCAGTGCCTCATACTGATGGGTCTGCTTTGGCATCAGTGTGGGAAGGTGGCATTGCCCTGGAATTTCACATTCCTAAATTGTGCCTTAGAGCCAAGGCAGGCTGTTGAGTGGCTTGCAAGGGTCTGATATTTGCAAGTGCATGGTAGTGCTTTGAATAAACCATGAAAACACGAGAAAGCCTTAAACAGTTCACCAACAATGCAGATTTGCTGggtttgtgtatatatatttatatataattgTATTAATTCCCTCtgcccttccccttttctttgaCTTTGCAGGTCTTATTTTGGCAAAGAATATGAAGTAGTTTGTCACACTTACCTGGACTCCCATAAAGCTGAAGAAGATAAGAATTACTGGGAAATAGTTACAGGAAATCCTGGCAATAGGGATGGTTCAATGCATGACAGACCTGACCCACAGCCAGGAGGTATCAGAAAGGAGCTTTGTGAAGAGGCCTAGAATAGAAAAATCCCAGAGTACAGCTAGCAGAGGTTTGATGGGATTCTGATTCTTGGCTTTTCTGTTCAGATTTTAATTTTAGGCATGTTTGCTTTACACATAGAAATTAAAGCCTTCCATTAGTAATATTGCATCAGCTCATTAACTCCTCAAGGTTGTAGAAATACAGGCAAAAATTAATCACAGTGGATGAGCCACGCACAGCATCCACAGTGTTGTGTGGAATGCTTCTCTTTTCCCATTTCCACCTTCAAAGATGTCAGAATCCAGGAAATCTAATATATTTTCACTACATTACTGGTTTTCAGAGGGTATTTAACCAGTTCttcaaaagcagagcagtgtcAGTTTCAGTGTAGTTTCCAAAACATGGAAACCCAAACTCTTGCAAGCTGCCATGAGGCGCTTTGACATTTCAAGTtcatctgaaaggaggttggttgGTGGGCTTGCTTCACACTCTGTCTAGCACAGTAATGTCactcactaaaaaaaaaatcacaactgaGGTCCCTTTTTTATCTCAAAATTGGCTCCTGGTGTATGGGAATGAATTTCAAAAGGTATCATTTGAGTTTTTTTCCATGCATTCTAAACATTTAAATGGCAAGTATTCAAGAACCTGAGCACAGTGATACAGCCTTTCCTATGCATCATCATGCTCCATTTGCCTCCCACCCACAGAATTTTTCAGTCTATACTCATTTCCCCCAAGTTCCACAGCAAGGTAAAGTTGTTAAAGACAACTAAGCCCTCCCCCAAGTTTCGTGAAAATAGATGCCCAAGTAGAAAAAGAGTAAGAGACACTTACAGTTCATCCCACAAGAAAAAAGATTGTGGTCTGTGTTCTTACCTAATTAGACaccagtaaaaaaaaacaataggGCCTAAGAATGGTAAAAATTTCTTCTGGACCTCACATTTTTATAAACAGCAAAACCATCCAAGCATGAAGTGCAAAGAGGTGGAAAATAGATGTCATGAATTCATAGGGTTCCTGTCTTTAATATGGAAATTGAAACAGCATCACAGAGAATCTTCATGGGTGACATTCCACTTTGCAaagccacaggcacacagggTCCATTTCTTACTGTGCCACCACACCAGGCTCCTTCTGCACAAAGCCAGGGAGGGTCTGAGTAAAACACTGAGGGATTACAAAAAGCTTTAATGTTCACAATGGCCAGATGAAACTTCTCAAGTTTACCAGAACCAACCCACTAGTCTTTCATGAGAGAAGACAATCCCAAAGGAGTGGAGAGCCTGGCTGAGTAAAACCCAACTTCTGTAGAGTCTTAGAGATAAGCAGGTACAGAcatgagtgcagcagcaggcaatgCTGGAGTTAGGTGCTGTTTAAAAGTGGCTTGGagactcgtgtgtgtgtgtgtgtgtgtgtgttgatcATTCTGTGCTCATGGGAaaggactggctgagctcttgGAAAATACAACAGAATGAATGAACCGAGTCCAGCATCACTTTTTGTTCTTAGCTAATACAGTTTCACAATATCACAGTGCATTAaaggttggaaggtacctccagagatcattgggtccaacctccctgccaaagcaggattacctagggcagtctgcacaggaatgcatccaggtgggttttgaatgtgtccagagaaggagactccacaacctctctgggcagcctgctccgatgctctctcaccctcattgtaaagaagtttctcctcatattgaggtgaaacctgtgttcaagcttgtacctattgttccttgtcttataactgcgcaccactgaaaacagattggcctcctccacttgacacccacacctcagatatttatagacattgctCAAATcccatctcagccttctcttatcaagactaaacagccccaagtctctcagtctctcttcatagggaaggtgatcaagtcccctaatcatcctccattagactctctccagcaggtgtctgtctctcttgaaccagggagccccaaactggacatagtattccaggtgtggtctcaccagggcagagtagaggggagaagaacctccctagacctgctggacaaacCCACAGATTTGTGCACGCTTCGCGTGTCATATACCACACGATGTCAAACACGGACACGAAGATACTCCCTAGTTGCGCCCCTCAAAACCTGTTTTGTAAACACTGCTCAACATTGGCCACACGATGGCGCCACACTGTTCTGCGCAGCTCGGCTGCCGCTACCGCTGCAGACCCGCCCGGAGTGTTCCAAGCCAGGCGAATCCCCGGCGCAACGCAAGGCGACCAGGTGGCATCAGGCAGGATCTCTGGGCTGGGAGATCGCACCACTGGTTTGTCATGCCGCGAGAAAATCTAGTTAGCCACAGAGGTAGACAGAAGAACGTTGGACTGTGTACTGCATACAACTGACTCgttgctggtgctggtctcttctcacaggtaattagtgacagaacaagagggaatggcctcaagctacgactgggtaggtttaggctggacaagaggacacagtcacaagctgcaccaggggaggtttaggctggatgttaggaagttcttcatagaaagagtgattggccattggaatgtgctgcccagggaggtggtggagtcaccatccctggaggtgtttaggaagagcctggatggggtgcttggtgccatggtttatttgattagatggtgttggatgataggttagactcaatgatctcaagggtctttttcaacctggctaattctattctattctgaaagtTTTTtgcacagcaagagtggtcaggcattggaatgtgctgcccagggaggtggttgagtcaccagccctggatgtatTTACAGGTGGttgggatgtggtgcctgggaaTGTAGTTTAGGGAGtgaacttggtagagtagggtaattagctggacttggtgatcctgagggtcttttccaacctgaaggtttctgtgattctgtgacttacaGCTACTTGCAACATGAAGTAATCTGTGACCAAACCACACTGAGAGCAGATTACCTTTAGgagctttttctttcattttccttgtgAAAAATATGAAACCTGATGTGTGACACCACTGTTACTTACTC
It includes:
- the CFAP161 gene encoding LOW QUALITY PROTEIN: cilia- and flagella-associated protein 161 (The sequence of the model RefSeq protein was modified relative to this genomic sequence to represent the inferred CDS: substituted 1 base at 1 genomic stop codon), which gives rise to MAGRRPRVLIGNWREEAQLEEERLRDFMLKRERGELLVQKINSLQETLLQKTELSVSKDGFVHVGDAVLLLNPAPAAPVERDPGACGSLALAVPLDDSYLYSAAPLRPPGGVSAVKGVDPVRRNTFHILSVDGGAVEEPIRFGQKFGLGTTGGFSDQMLYLASDHKSFLRFAKKSHLQQVFLTEEMSYLTCWQAAFWDPQLRLEHEGFPVPANSKIIITHCHTNRNLAVPRNFWTRSYFGKEYEVVCHTYLDSHKAEEDKNYWEIVTGNPGNRDGSMHDRPDPQPGGIRKELCEEAXNRKIPEYS